The Glycine soja cultivar W05 chromosome 6, ASM419377v2, whole genome shotgun sequence genome has a window encoding:
- the LOC114415662 gene encoding E3 ubiquitin-protein ligase RNFT1-like, translating into MESSPSSSSSSMSSSSGSDTSGGGGGGAVTWFGMSFPFRSPLSLVMDYCAREDSAEPVIIIPRTRPRFQAHAESASASSSDSDENACNGAAEEVAIRIIGAGEQESGSSPSSSSRGRGGEPGCEEAVVGRSGMLSSEARRRMAEERVPLVSLDDGIGGVRESSSSSSSSSSSSSSSSTYQRYDIQQVAKWIEQILPFSLLLLIVFIRQHLQGFFVTICISAVMFKSNEIVKKQTALKGDRKVSVLLGISFAFVLHVISIYWWYQNDDLLYPLAMLPPKTPPPFWHTIFIILVNDTLVRQAAMAFKCLLLIYYKNGRGHNFRRQGQMLTLIEYTLLLYRALLPTPVWYRFFLNKDYGSLFSSLTTGLYLTFKLTSVVEKVQCFVSALKALSKKEVHYGVYATTEQVNAAGDLCAICQEKMQAPILLSCKHMFCEECVSEWFERERTCPLCRALVKPADLRTFGDGSTSLFFQLF; encoded by the exons ATGGAATCGTCACCGTCGTCTTCGTCTTCGTCGATGTCGTCGTCGTCTGGAAGCGATACcagcggtggtggtggtggtggcgctgTCACCTGGTTCGGGATGAGTTTCCCATTCCGTTCTCCGCTATCTCTCGTCATGGATTACTGCGCGCGCGAGGATTCCGCGGAGCCTGTGATTATCATTCCCCGCACGCGCCCTCGGTTTCAGGCGCATGCCGAATCCGCCTCTGCTTCGTCCTCTGATTCCGATGAGAATGCCTGCAACGGCGCTGCTGAGGAGGTTGCGATACGCATAATTGGGGCCGGCGAGCAGGAGAGCGGTTCGTCGCCATCGTCGTCGTCGAGGGGCCGGGGAGGGGAGCCGGGTTGTGAGGAGGCGGTGGTTGGGAGGAGTGGGATGCTTTCGTCGGAGGCTCGCCGGCGAATGGCGGAGGAAAGGGTGCCTTTGGTGTCTTTGGATGATGGGATTGGTGGCGTTAGGgaatcttcctcttcttcttcttcttcttcttcctcttcttcatcgTCCTCTACTTACCAGAGGTATGATATTCAGCAGGTTGCGAAGTGGATTGAGCAGATTCTACCGTTTTCTCTCTTGTTGCTGATTGTTTTCATCCGCCAACATTTGCAAG GTTTCTTTGTCACAATTTGTATATCAGCTGTGATGTTCAAGTCAAATGAAATTGTTAAGAAGCAGACTGCCCTGAAG GGAGATCGGAAAGTCTCTGTTCTTCTTGGTATCTCTTTTGCCTTTGTGCTGCATGTGATAAGCATTTACTGGTGGTATCAAAATGATGATCTTTTATACCCACTGGCCATGCTTCCACCAAAAACACCACCACCTTTCTGGCATACAATATTCATCATTTTGGTTAATG ATACATTGGTGCGGCAAGCAGCGATggctttcaaatgtttgttgcTTATTTACtacaaaaatggaagaggccATAACTTCCGTCGGCAG GGTCAAATGTTAACTTTGATTGAGTATACTCTGCTGCTGTATCGTGCTTTGTTGCCAACACCAGTTTGGTACCGATTTTTCTTGAACAAGGATTATGGAAGTCTCTTTTCCTCATTGACTACAGGATTGTATCTAACTTTCAAGCTAACATCAGTAGTTGAGAAG GTCCAATGCTTTGTTTCTGCCTTAAAAGCATTATCAAAAAAGGAAGTTCATTATGGGGTTTATGCCACAACGGAACag GTGAATGCTGCTGGTGACTTGTGTGCTATATGCCAGGAGAAGATGCAGGCTCCCATATTGTTGAGCTGTAAACACATGTTCTGTGAGGAGTGTGTATCTGAATG GTTTGAGAGAGAACGAACTTGCCCATTATGCAGGGCATTGGTAAAACCAGCTGATCTGCGGACCTTTGGAGATGGATCAACAAGTCTGTTTTTTCAGTTGTTTTAA